The genomic interval AAGCGTACCCAGCCCCTGGAAATCCGGCCCCTGATGGTGAGCAAGGTCATGGAAGTCGACTGGGCCGACGGCCACACCAGCCGCTACACCTTCGAACAGTTGCGGGTCGATTGCCCCTGTGCCGACTGCAAGGGCCACAGCCCGGACCAGGCCAAGGTCATCACCGGCAAGGAAGGCATCGGCATCACCAATATCGAGCCGGTCGGCAACTATGCCGTCAAGCTGGATTTCGAGGACGGCCACAACACCGGCATTTTTTCCTGGGATTATCTGCGCCGCATCGATCCCGAGGAGCGCCAGGACTGAGCATGGCATTTGATCTTGCCGAATTCCTGAAGAATCTCACCACCCGGCCCGGCGTGTACCTGATGTACAACCGCGCCGACGAGGTGATCTACATCGGCAAGGCCCGCAATCTCAAGCGCCGGGTGAGTTCCTATTTCCAGAAGACCAAGCATGCGCCCAAGACCATCGCCATGCTTGCGCAGGTGGATCATGTCGAGGTGACCGTCACGCATACGGAAACCGAGGCCCTGGTGCTGGAAAGCAATCTCATCAAGCAGCATCGGCCGCGCTACAATGTGTTGCTGCGCGATGACAAGAGCTATCCCTACCTGCATCTCGACACCAGCCACGCCTTCCCGCGCCTGAGCTATCATCGCGGTGCGCGCAAGGCCAAGGGCAAATATTTCGGCCCCTATCCGGCGGCCGCCAGCGCGCGCGAGAGCCTGAACCTGCTGCAAAAGGTCTTTCCCATCCGCCAGTGCGAGGACAGCTTTTACAAAAACCGCACACGCCCCTGCCTGCAGCATCAGATCCACCGCTGCACCGCGCCCTGCGTCGGTCTGGTGGATGCCGAAAGCTATGCCGAGGATGTCAACAATACCATCCGCTTTCTCGAAGGCCGCACCCACGAGATCATCGACGAAATGGGCCGGCAGATGCAGACCGCCGCCGAAAACCTCGATTTCGAGCGCGCCGCCCGCCTGCGCGACCAGATCGCGGCCCTATCCAAGGTGCAGGAGCGGCAGTATGTGGACCAGTCCGGCGGCGGGGACTTCGACATCATCGCCGCTGCCCGCGAACAGGATGCTACCGCCGTGCACGTCGGTTTCATCCGCAAGGGCCGGCACTTGGGTGGCAAGACCTTCTTTCCGCAGCATACTGAAGGCCTGGGCGAGTCGGATGTCCTGGCGTCCTTCCTGCCGCAGTTCTATCTCGACAAGGCCGTGCCCGGCAACATCCTGGTCAGCCATATGCCACGCAACGCCCAATGGATCGGCGAGGCGCTGGCCGGGGAGGGGAGCCGGGTGATCATCAGCCATCCCCAGCGGGGTCCGCGCCGTCGCTGGCTCGATATGGCGCTGGTGAACGCCTTCGACTCCCTGCGACGCCGGCTCGCCGGGCACGCCACCGTCACGGCACGTTTCGAGGCCATCGGCCTAGCCCTGGACCTGCCAGAAACGCCCGAGCGCATCGAGTGCTTCGACATCAGTCACACCATGGGCGAGGCCACCGTGGCCAGTTGCGTGGTGTTTGATGCCGAGGGCCCGCGCAAACAGGATTACCGGCGCTACAACATCAACGATATCACCCCGGGCGATGACTATGCCGCCATGCGCCAGGTGCTGATGCGCCGTTACGGCAAGGTGCAAAGCGGCGAGGCCGAGTTGCCGGACCTGATCCTCATCGATGGCGGACGAGGGC from Thermithiobacillus plumbiphilus carries:
- a CDS encoding DUF971 domain-containing protein — protein: MADKRTQPLEIRPLMVSKVMEVDWADGHTSRYTFEQLRVDCPCADCKGHSPDQAKVITGKEGIGITNIEPVGNYAVKLDFEDGHNTGIFSWDYLRRIDPEERQD
- the uvrC gene encoding excinuclease ABC subunit UvrC, with protein sequence MAFDLAEFLKNLTTRPGVYLMYNRADEVIYIGKARNLKRRVSSYFQKTKHAPKTIAMLAQVDHVEVTVTHTETEALVLESNLIKQHRPRYNVLLRDDKSYPYLHLDTSHAFPRLSYHRGARKAKGKYFGPYPAAASARESLNLLQKVFPIRQCEDSFYKNRTRPCLQHQIHRCTAPCVGLVDAESYAEDVNNTIRFLEGRTHEIIDEMGRQMQTAAENLDFERAARLRDQIAALSKVQERQYVDQSGGGDFDIIAAAREQDATAVHVGFIRKGRHLGGKTFFPQHTEGLGESDVLASFLPQFYLDKAVPGNILVSHMPRNAQWIGEALAGEGSRVIISHPQRGPRRRWLDMALVNAFDSLRRRLAGHATVTARFEAIGLALDLPETPERIECFDISHTMGEATVASCVVFDAEGPRKQDYRRYNINDITPGDDYAAMRQVLMRRYGKVQSGEAELPDLILIDGGRGQLNAALEAIAELGLHDAQLAGVAKGAGRRAGLEEIILPDRAVPLILPPDSPALLGIQQIRDEAHRFAITGHRARRAKARTGSSLDEIGGVGPKRRQALLKAFGGLKGVSNAGVEDLARVPGIDHNLAQRIYDELHPNRA